One window of the Pyrus communis chromosome 17, drPyrComm1.1, whole genome shotgun sequence genome contains the following:
- the LOC137723762 gene encoding pentatricopeptide repeat-containing protein At3g56550-like yields the protein MCQISKTKAIRSLLQGCNSLKRLKKIHAHVITNGLQPDPAISNKLLNFCAVSVSGSLAYAQLLFYHHLQNPQTQDWNSLIRGFSNSPSPHHAIFYYNRMLSSGSYSPPDTFTFSFVLKACEKLKARKKCEEVHGAVVRYGYEKDVVVCTNLMRSYAGDGLIESAEKVFDNMSERDLVSWNSMISCYSQKGLHHMALKTYKLMRNENVGLDAFTIVGLLSSCAHLGALNIGVQMHRIASEKGLVENVYVGNALIDMYAKCGNLDSALCVFERMRKKDVFTWNSMIVGYGVHGHGEEAISFFGRMLVEGVQPNSITFLGLLCGCSHQGLVDKGVEYFNVMSSKFSVKPGIKHYGCLVDLFGRAGMLEKALQFIGTSRAQEDPVLWRTLLGSCKIHKNVEIGEIAMRNLIQLGSANAGDYVLLASIYSTEKNADGVAKMRKLIKTEGVKTTPGWSWIEIGDQVHKFVVDDKSHPDANEIYQKLRKIVHRAALHGYVQEDSLMTASELTSTDTDCLGTSGSCHSEKLAIAFGLARTPEGTPLRIVKNLRVCRDCHSFTKFVSQAFDREIIVRDRVRFHHFKGGLCSCKDYW from the coding sequence ATGTgccaaatttcaaaaaccaaagCCATCCGATCCCTATTGCAAGGATGCAACAGCCTCAAACGGCTCAAAAAAATCCACGCCCACGTCATCACCAACGGTCTTCAACCGGATCCCGCCATTTCAAACAAGCTGCTCAACTTCTGCGCCGTCTCCGTCTCCGGCAGCTTGGCCTACGCGCAGCTGCTCTTCTATCATCACCtccaaaacccacaaacccAGGATTGGAATTCCCTCATCAGAGGCTTCTCCAACAGCCCTTCTCCTCACCACGCCATTTTTTACTACAATCGCATGCTTTCGTCTGGTTCCTATTCTCCTCCTGATACATTCACTTTCTCCTTCGTGCTCAAGGCCTGCGAGAAGTTGAAGGCCCGGAAGAAGTGTGAAGAGGTTCATGGAGCTGTGGTGAGATATGGGTACGAAAAGGACGTCGTTGTTTGCACCAATCTTATGAGATCCTATGCGGGAGATgggttgattgagagtgcagaGAAGGTGTTTGATAATATGTCTGAGAGAGACTTGGTGTCTTGGAATTCTATGATTTCGTGCTACTCTCAGAAGGGTCTTCACCATATGGCGTTGAAGACGTATAAGCTTATGAGAAATGAGAATGTGGGTCTTGATGCGTTTACGATTGTTGGGTTGCTTTCATCTTGTGCTCACTTGGGCGCACTGAATATCGGAGTTCAGATGCATAGAATTGCTAGTGAAAAGGGGCTTGTGGAGAATGTTTATGTTGGGAATGCGCTTATTGATATGTATGCTAAATGTGGTAACTTGGATAGTGCTCTTTGCGTCTTTGAGAGGATGAGGAAGAAAGATGTTTTTACTTGGAACTCCATGATTGTTGGGTATGGAGTACATGGTCATGGAGAAGAAGCAATCTCATTTTTCGGGCGGATGTTGGTCGAAGGAGTCCAGCCAAACTCCATCACATTTCTTGGTTTGTTATGTGGATGCAGTCACCAAGGTTTGGTTGACAAGGGTGTCGAGTACTTCAATGTGATGAGCTCCAAGTTCAGTGTCAAGCCTGGAATTAAGCATTATGGGTGCCTGGTGGATCTGTTTGGCAGAGCTGGGATGCTCGAAAAGGCGCTTCAATTTATTGGGACTTCGCGTGCCCAGGAGGATCCGGTCCTTTGGCGGACTCTGCTTGGCTCTTGCAAGATTCATAAAAATGTAGAAATAGGAGAAATTGCCATGAGGAATCTAATCCAGCTAGGGTCAGCTAATGCAGGGGACTATGTGCTTCTTGCTTCGATTTATTCTACAGAGAAAAATGCAGATGGTGTTGCAAAGATGAGAAAATTGATCAAAACTGAGGGAGTAAAGACCACTCCTGGTTGGAGCTGGATTGAAATTGGTGATCAGGTTCACAAATTTGTCGTGGACGACAAGTCACATCCAGATGCTAATGAAATTTACCAAAAATTGAGGAAAATAGTTCATCGAGCTGCTCTGCATGGTTACGTGCAGGAGGATTCCCTCATGACAGCGTCTGAACTTACTTCCACAGACACAGATTGTTTGGGAACTTCCGGTTCATGTCACAGCGAGAAGCTGGCAATTGCTTTTGGCCTAGCAAGAACTCCAGAAGGAACGCCTTTACGAATAGTAAAGAACCTGAGAGTCTGCAGAGATTGTCATTCGTTTACAAAGTTTGTTTCACAAGCTTTCGATCGGGAAATAATTGTTAGGGATCGTGTTCGGTTTCATCACTTCAAGGGTGGATTGTGTTCATGTAAAGACTATTGGTGA